A portion of the Oncorhynchus masou masou isolate Uvic2021 chromosome 11, UVic_Omas_1.1, whole genome shotgun sequence genome contains these proteins:
- the tmem267 gene encoding transmembrane protein 267 — translation MRGYHSKLDSSSSAGGTGGSMPLSLAVETEKAQALLQTFSSASLLASTALGAFCVLADHVMQLTLLQQHLWLRAVLDNTVHCLIGLWSWAIVIGLKKKSDFYEVILAGILASVIDLDHFYMAGSLSLKAATSLPHRPPLHCSSLIPVLCFSLRLVLWLGRLKDSWCSLPWLLFISLASHHIRDGVRHGLWVCPFGNTAPISYWLYVSITATLPHLCSVLMYLTGTRDVISTKHGIAIDI, via the exons ATGCGAGGGTATCACTCCAAACTGGACTCATCCTCCTCTGCTGGGGGTACGGGCGGCTCCATGCCCCTGAGCCTGGCCGTGGAGACGGAGAAAGCCCAGGCATTGCTCCAGAccttctcctctgcctccctACTGGCCAGCACTGCGCTGGGGGCCTTCTGTGTGCTAGCTGACCACGTCATGCAGCTGACCCTACTCCAACAGCACCTGTGGCTGCGGGCAGTGCTGGACAACACCGTCCATTGTCTGATAGGCCTCTGGTCCTGGGCTATCGTCATTGGCCTCAAGAAGAAGAGTGACTTCTATGAAGTTATCTTAGCAGGGATACTGGCCTCTGTTATAGACCTGGATCACTTCTATATGGCTGGCTCTCTGTCGCTCAAA GCAGCCACCAGCCTGCCCCACCGCCCCCCCCTCCActgctcctctctcatccctgtcctctgcttctctctgagGCTGGTGCTGTGGCTGGGCAGGCTAAAGGACTCGTGGTGCTCTCTACCTTGGCTGCTGTTTATCTCCCTGGCCTCACATCACATCCGAGACGGGGTCCGCCATGGCCTGTGGGTGTGTCCGTTCGGCAACACGGCCCCCATCTCCTATTGGCTGTATGTGAGCATCACAGCCACCCTGCCACACCTGTGCTCTGTGCTCATGTACCTGACAGGAACTCGAGACGTGATCTCCACCAAGCACGGCATCGCCATTGACATCTGA